GCGACCCAGTACGCGCTCCTCACCAGCCTGATGGCGATCACCCGCGTGATCGTCGGGGCGCCGACGGGATACCTGGCGAAAACCATCGGGTGGGAGCTCTACTTCCTGGTCAGCATGCTGTCCGCCGTTCCGGGCCTTCTCCTCCTGCTCCTCTACCCCCGGTGGACGGTCCCTTCCCCTACGACCACCGGAACAGCGCTCGCGTCCCCGCGAAGCTGAGGACCCCCCAAAGTCCCAGAACGAGGAACTGCGGCCCCAGTGAAAGGACGGATGCGCCGTCATTGATGACCGCGCGCAGCGCATCGATCAAGGCGGTGAGCGGCAGAGCCTTGATCAACGGCTGCAGCGCGTCGGGGAACCGGCTGGTCGAGAAAAAGACTCCCGACAGGACGAACATCGGCAGGGTGCAGAGGTTGATCAGCCCGTAGATCATATGGGTGGTGCGGGCTCGACTGGCCAGCAGCGTCCCCAAGCCCGCGAAGGAAAACGCGCCGGCGGCCACGACGACCGTCAAACCGAGGGCCGACCCGGCCATCGTCACGTTGAAGATCCATCCTGCCAGGACAAGGAGCGGGATCACTTCGAGAGGGACGAAGCACATTCTGGTCAGGATGTGGGAGAGCAGGAAGTCCCTCCGCCGCATCGGCGCCGCCAGCTGGAGCTTCAACAGCTTCCGGGTGCGCATCTCCACGATGGACCACCCGATCCCCCAGAGCCCGCCCCCCATGAGGTTCATCCCGAGAAGGCCCGGGATGAGAAAATCGATGTACCGCGAGCCCGGTTCCGTGACGCGCTCGTCGGCGACGGGCACGGGATCGGGGCGCCCGGCCGCCCGCTGGATCGCCGCATCCACGGCGGCCCGCGCCAGGTGGCTCTCCGTCCGGGTCGGGTCGAAGCGGTACACGAGAGGATTCCCCGGGATCACGAGGATGGCCGCCCGCCCCGTCCGGAGCTGATGCTCCGCGGTCCTGCGGTCTTGCACTTCCACCCGGATCGAATTGTCCGAGCCGAGCGTCCGGACGATCCGGTCGTACCCGTCGGCCGCGACGACCACCGCGGCGGACGGGTCGAGCTTTCCCCCGCGGAAGGCGACCCCGAGCGCAACCGCGAGGAGCGCCGGGAACAGGAACGTCCAGAAGATCGTCTCGGGCTGGCGGAAGCTTTCCCGGAGCCGGGCCAGCACGAGGTGCGCAAGGGGGCTACTCATCGCGCAGGTGCCTCCCCGTGAGCGAAACGTAGACATCTTCCAGCGTCGCGTGGCGAAGGGTAAGGTGCGACAGCGCCGCCTCGCTGCCTCGAACCAGGTCGAGCAGCGCGGGGACGGTGACGTGGGCCTCGGAAGCCGTCACCAGGATCGTGGCGTTCGACCGCCGGACGGCCCGGACCCCTTCGACGGACCTCACCGCGTCGTCCTCGACCGAGCCGCTCGCAAGCTCCACTTCGACGACGAGGTCGCCGCCCAGCGTTGCGATCAACTCTGCCGGCGTGCCCAGCGCGATCACTTTTCCGAGGTCGATGATGGCCACCCGGTCGCAGAGCCGGTGCGCTTCCTCCATGTAGTGGGTCGTCACGAGCACCGTACGCCCCCGCGTACGGTAGCCGAGGATCGTGTCCCCCATGTGGAGCCGCGCCTGCGGGTCGAGCCCGGTCGTCGGCTCGTCGAGGATCAGAAGCTCCGGGTCGCCCACGAGGGCGCAGGCAAGGGCCAGCCGCTGCCGCTGACCCCCCGAGAGCCTGCTCGTCCACGAGGCGGCCTTTTCCTCGAGACCCACCTCCGCGATCACCGAGCGCACGTCCCGGCCTCTCGGGTAGAAACTCCGGAAGAGCGAAACCACTTCGGCGACCTTGAGCCGTTCGGGGAACCGGGTCTCCTGCAGCGATACCCCGAGGCGGGAGCGCAGCGCCTGGTCGTCCTCCCCCCACCGGCGGCCGAACACCCGGACCTCCCCCGCCGTCGGGGCCAGCAGCCCCGCCAGGATCTCGATCGTTGTCGTCTTGCCGGCGCCGTTGGGGCCCAGAAGTCCGAGACACTCTCCGGTCCGCACCGTGAGGTCCAGCCCGTCGACCGCTACCACCCGGTCGTAGCGCTTTACGAGGCCGACGATGGAGACCGCAGGATTCACCGCCCCGGCCGGTGGAATATCAGACCTTCTGTCGGTGGATGATGA
The genomic region above belongs to Deltaproteobacteria bacterium RBG_16_64_85 and contains:
- a CDS encoding multidrug ABC transporter ATP-binding protein; translated protein: MNPAVSIVGLVKRYDRVVAVDGLDLTVRTGECLGLLGPNGAGKTTTIEILAGLLAPTAGEVRVFGRRWGEDDQALRSRLGVSLQETRFPERLKVAEVVSLFRSFYPRGRDVRSVIAEVGLEEKAASWTSRLSGGQRQRLALACALVGDPELLILDEPTTGLDPQARLHMGDTILGYRTRGRTVLVTTHYMEEAHRLCDRVAIIDLGKVIALGTPAELIATLGGDLVVEVELASGSVEDDAVRSVEGVRAVRRSNATILVTASEAHVTVPALLDLVRGSEAALSHLTLRHATLEDVYVSLTGRHLRDE